One window from the genome of Corvus moneduloides isolate bCorMon1 chromosome 9, bCorMon1.pri, whole genome shotgun sequence encodes:
- the LOC116447743 gene encoding myomegalin-like isoform X9 produces MKENCRICGRELCGNQRRWIFHTAAKLNLQVLLSHVLGRELCRDGRSEFACSKCAFMLDRIYRFDTVIARIEALSIERLQKLLLEKDRLKFCIASMYRRNNDDSSTEDRAGEGTVDLSNLPDARYAALLQEDFTYSGFEYWMDQEEHGLEPHSCHHSEGTGNRPRRCRGCAALRVADADYEAICKVPRKVARSISCGLSSRWSASIGNEESSVCDVAESTSSRVAVDGDSMEEGTPASSVESLDTTVEASPPQQKDEDADKGLKGNGKCDDFSDDRMTPSSSLSGNRLELALNLIKTLDYKPLQSPRGSRLPIPVKSSLPPPKLSRDLADGSASSAGLACASSAFLNTDRKSFSRAPLGLPLEISELQELWDDLCEDYMPLRVQNLQDERQQPAPGNPAAGEHVSDVCAAELQGKIQHFEAANKLLQEKLNELNFELKSVQETSQRQDRTIQSLNEALKGKESKTEELYHIIEGQNETMAKLRDMLHRNHLGQLQVSESPLSPQEQQMSLLDLQNTLFCTKLELQKLKRAQRQKEHQLAEAKRATQLLETTVHEEEQQKEATWKHSQELRAVVQQLQAELQDKAQQLQTLEWEKSHELQAQEQRVQRLTQQLARKEQLLQESRELLQCQQSLEKSPAAMNAMLEKLQQRVSDRDAALERAVDEKFCALEKKEQELQQLRLSIRERGSDLQRLRNVLSSNEATIHSLESLLKAKTLELEQVSATCQNLRWLKEEIEAKSCSRQKEQEGIIQQLQTCLHDRNKEVEELTATLLCKLGPGQSEVAEELCLRLQHKEKMLQDLLSDRNRQTMEHDAEIRELLQALSTKEQLSRVAAEKMAQALAERSCELQLLRQHLLGKDPAGTPSAGARPLKQDKQSIQEILLRACGTTVVAGSPQEDSSCRTEGVTMSAAELEKDLVNAKEELELMVKKEKESRQELTALQSVVATQEEELQVQASDIESLTRTIQIKEDLIKDLQMQLVDPEEIPAVERLTQEVLVLREKVAVAESRGQEATGNRRQQLLLMLEGLVAERNRLNEALQAERQLYGSLVKFHTHPDSAARDHALQVELEGVHKLRGQLEEALGRSLECLSRLETQGAIGGQAAGTHTDDASTNFTDSMKEEAARGLAIQQSKPRARKENGGTERSTAPTVPERELRAEEELRELKAQLEEAGFSSVSHIRKAMLSLCLENAELKERMGEATSLLESGEQEEPGLGSPLAPEPRRLQRKSRSSLGDRPAGGSGDGQGFPAERGTVPTKRPALEARSQDDMPKRPCPGSPGGGDGSHGEGSVPGGGWPGLGAELRSQVAQGQRQCQELQDKLAASEATVRAQAEQLEKYHVLLREPQTQQLSKQVQVDFQDLGYETCGRSETEADRDETTSPECEEPDVFSETSLGEELGSLCQPGMSRAGKTSQKTMALEDVEALHQHIQDLKAQLLNANKVIQSLQRRARSISVTSGYTSGAERPLPGPKALASPAHSLTDEDEGWQSDGHDTLCPPALRAHRDLQSLVHRVALLEAQLPAAKRGGTLPKELQSATWPGKYNSLIQAQARELSHLRQMLREGRGVSRSLAQHLRDALRSFEDLLRGTDIDYYLGQGFREQLAQGRQLAERLSDKLGTRDRQDGEDKTSHELLAQRLSRELQEKKVIESLEVKLQERSESPGSSCPPSESSHSASSSSFTSEGLEPCSDGDVASEYSQCHEEPAQHAGLHFDSLSKPVSAPLPALTPRLPPFLPAGPPPPVAPSLLGCCGNSVCSLAEAQQELQVLRRQLGESVTLPMAPAKPTVPLGPFGEGSKAPASFCRHGALQGLAELPGATDTRTLWDVPPPGQLLYGALPLGYPSSQKLTGADLLEEHLVEIRNLRQRLEESICTNDRLREQLERRLASTSKASGCPSDVYAQTPELGLQLSRENQALHEENRTLRLQRDHLSQELARVQETLLAACSRAREAEAELGQRRGKQRRLAEELTECQESVRQLRDERRSLQEDNNRLQHSVTLLQQQSEEQHLLLQTLRAELHVYESLPGPSAETRAGAQMFLVPGCFPSPPVRDVGTNSAAPLFSRLPSDTSVVRGTDEPHGADVLVRKSEGLTGAHVVGCLDTYRALEQHIIEGKALARELMCLTRPALGLPSCPLLGKEALGWTGTGQGHLWGSASTLHGILEECVSLLTAFWSTVLPVSPAQHQGKEQVLQGEIAALRAQLSEREDALQSTAKRLHSTAQLKDSMEQFIVSQLTRTHNVLRKARTNLEVKAQQALPVA; encoded by the exons atgaAGGAAAACTGCCGGATTTGCGGCCGGGAGCTGTGTGGCAACCAGCGGCGATGGATCTTTCACACGGCGGCCAAGCTGAatctgcaggtgctgctctcccacgtcctgggcagggagctgtgccgGGATGGCAGGTCCGAATTCGCGTGCAGCAAGTGTGCCTTCATGCTGGACCGCATCTACAGGTTCGACACGGTCATCGCTCGCATCGAAGCCCTCTCCATCGAGCgcctgcagaagctgctgctggagaaggaccGTCTCAAATTCTGCATTGCAAGCATGTACCGCAGGAACAACGATGACTCCAGCACggaggacagggctggggaggggactGTGGACCTTTCCAACCTGCCTGATGCACGGTACGCTGCCCTCCTTCAGGAGGACTTCACTTACTCTGGGTTTGAATATTGGATGGATCAAGAAGAGCATGGGCTGGAGCCACACAGCTGCCACCACTCTGAGGGAACAGGGAACCGCCCACGGCGCTGCCGGGGTTGTGCTGCCCTGCGTGTGGCTGATGCTGACTATGAAGCCATCTGCAAAGTGCCCCGAAAGGTGGCCAGAAGCATCTCCTGCGGGCTGTCCAGCCGCTGGTCAGCCAGCATAGGCAACGAGGAGTCATCTGTGTGTGATGTGGCCGAGTCCACAAgctccagggtggctgtggATGGGGACAGCATGGAGGAAGGCACGCCTGCATCCTCTGTTGAGTCCCTGGACACCACTGTGGAGGCAAGCCCTCCACAGCAGAAGGATGAAGATGCAGATAAGGGACtgaaagggaatgggaaatgtGACGATTTCTCAGATGACCGCATGACCCCAAGCTCTTCACTGAGCGGGAacaggctggagctggcccTCAATTTGATCAAGACTTTGGACTATAAACCCCTTCAGAGCCCCCGAGGCAGCCGACTACCTATTCCTGTGAAGTCCAGCTTGCCCCCTCCCAAGCTCAGCCGTGACTTGGCAGATGGCAGTGCTTCTTCTGCTGGCTTAGCGTGTGCTAGTTCTGCCTTCCTGAACACAGACAGAAAATCGTTTTCCAGAGCTCCTTTGGGCCTTCCCCTGGAAATTTCTGaactgcaggagctgtgggatgaCCTCTGTGAGGATTATATGCCGCTGCGGGTACAG aatTTGCAGGATGAACGtcagcagccagctccaggtaaccctgcagcaggggagcaCGTGTCCGAtgtgtgtgcagcagagctgcagggcaaaATCCAGCACTTTGAAGCTGCCAACAAG TTGTTACAGGAAAAGCTGAACGAAttgaattttgaattaaaatctGTCCAAGAAACATCACAAAGGCAAGATCGTACAATCCAGAGTCTGAATGAGGCCCTGAAGGGCAAAGAGAGTAAG ACAGAAGAGCTGTACCACATCATTGAAGGGCAGAATGAGACGATGGCCAAGCTGCGGGACATGTTACACAGAAACCATCTGGGACAGCTGCAG GTGTCAGAGAGCCCACTGTCACCCCAGGAGCAGCAAATGTCACTGCTCGATCTCCAAAACACACTTTTCTGCACCAAACTGGAGCTGCAGAAACTGAAGAGAGCTCAGCGCCAGAAAGAGCATCAGCTGGCTGAAGCCAAGAGAGCAACCCAGCTCCTGGAGACCACAGTCCAtgaagaagagcagcagaaagaggcAACCTGGAAACACAGCCAG GAGCTGCGTGCTGTGGTACaacagctgcaggcagagctgcaggacaaggctcagcagctccagacTTTGGAGTGGGAGAAAAGCCATGAGCTGCaggcccaggagcagagagttCAGCGTTTGACTCAGCAGCTGGCTCGCAAGGAGCAGCTTCTGCAG GAATCCAGGGAGCTTCTGCAATGCCAGCAAAGCTTGGAGAAGAGCCCTGCAGCCATGAATGCCATGTTGGAGAAACTGCAGCAGCGTGTCAGTGACAGGGATGCTGCTCTGGAG CGAGCGGTGGATGAGAAGTTCTGTGCCCTGGAGAAGAAGGAGCAAGAGCTACAACAGCTCCGCCTCTCAATCCGGGAGCGTGGCAGTGACCTGCAGAGGCTGCGCAATGTCCTCTCCAGCAACGAGGCCACCATTCAC AGCCTGGAGAGCCTCCTGAAAGCCAAAACCTTGGAACTGGAGCAGGTCTCAGCAACCTGCCAAAACCTCCGCTGGCTCAAAGAGGAGATTGAGGCCAAATCTTGCAGcaggcagaaggagcaggaggggatCATCCAACAGCTGCAGACCTGCCTGCATGACAGGAACAAGGAAGTGGAG GAACTTACAGCAACTCTGCTGTGCAAGCTGGGCCCCGGGCAGAGTGAGGtagcagaggagctgtgcctgcGTCTCCAGCACAAGGAGAAGATGCTGCAGGATCTCCTCAGTGACCGAAACCGTCAAACCATGGAGCATGATGCTGAAATtcgggagctgctgcaggctctgagcaccaaggagcagctgagcaga GTGGCTGCAGAGAAGATGGCACAGGCTTTGGCTGAAAGGAGCTGCGAGCTACAACTTCTGCGCCAGCACCTGTTGGGGAAGGACCCTGCTGGGACCCCATCAGCTGGTGCCAGGCCATTGAAGCAGGACAAACAATCCATACAA gaAATACTGCTAAGAGCTTGTGGAACTACAGTCGTTGCTGGATCCCCACAGgaggacagcagctgcaggacagagggag TTACAATGTCAGCAGCAGAACTGGAGAAGGATCTTGTCAATGCcaaagaggagctggagctaatggtgaagaaggaaaaggaaagcagg caggagctcacTGCTCTCCAGTCTGTCGTGGCCACACAGGAGGAGGAACTGCAGGTGCAGGCCTCGGATATCGAGTCCTTGACCAGAACCATCCAGATCAAAGAGGACCTCATCAAG GATCTGCAGATGCAGCTGGTGGATCCTGAAGAAATTCCAGCTGTGGAAAGGCTGACACAAGAGGTGCTGGTGCTTCGGGAGAAAGTGGCCGTAGCAGAGTCACGAGGACAGGAGGCTACTGGAAACAGAAGGCAGCAG TTGTTACTGATGCTGGAAGGGCTGGTGGCTGAGAGGAATCGATTAAATGAGGCTCTTCAGGCAGAGAGGCAGCTCTATGGCAGCCTGGTGAAGTTTCACACACATCCAGACAG TGCTGCGAGAGACCACGCTCTGCaggtggagctggaaggggTCCACAAGCTCCGGGGACAGCTGGAAGAAGCTCTTGGAAGAAGCTTGGAGTGTTTGAGCAGGCTGGAGACACAGGGCGCCATAGGAG GTCAGGCTGCAGGTACACACACCGATGATGCCAGCACCAACTTCACCGACAGCATGAAGGAGGAGGCAGCCCGTGGCTTGGCAATCCAGCAG AGCAAGCCCCGGGCCCGCAAGGAAAACGGGGGCACTGAAAGGAGCACAGCACCCACCGTGCCAGAACGGGAGCTGCGGGCTGAGGAGGAGCTGCGGGAGCTGAAGGCGCAGCTGGAGGAAGCCGGcttctcctctgtctcccacatcAG GAAGGCGATGCTGAGCCTGTGCCTGGAAAACGCCGAGCTGAAAGAGCGGATGGGTGAAGCCACGTCGCTGCTGGAGAgcggggagcaggaggagcctgggctgggcagccccCTGGCCCCTGAGCCCCGTAGGCTGCAGCGGAAGAGCCGCAGTTCCCTCGGGGACCGCCcggccgggggcagcggggaTGGCCAGGGGTTCCCGGCAGAGAGGGGAACTGTGCCCACCAAACGCCCAGCGCTGGAGGCTCGATCCCAGGATGACATGCCCAAGagaccctgccctggcagcccgGGTGGAGGGGACGGGAGCCAT GGGGAGGGCTCCGTTCCTGGCGGGGGCTGGCCGGGGCTGGGCGCAGAGCTGCGCTCCCAGGTGGCACAGGGCCAAAGGCaatgccaggagctgcaggataAGCTTGCTGCCTCGGAGGCCACAGTGCGGGCGCAagctgagcagctggagaagtACCACGTCCTGCTCC GTGAACCTCAgacccagcagctcagcaagcAAGTGCAGGTGGACTTCCAGGACCTGGGCTATGAGACCTGTGGGCGAAGTGAGACCGAGGCCGACCGTGACGAGACTACCAGCCCTG AGTGTGAGGAGCCAGATGTATTCAGTGAGACCAGCCTGGGTGAGGAGCTggggtccctgtgccagccagggATGTCCAGAGCAGGCAAAACTTCCCAGAAAACCATGGCCCTGGAGGATGTGGAAGCCCTGCATCAGCACAtccaggacctcaaagcccagcTGCTCAATGCCAACAAGGTGATCCAGAGCCTGCAGCGGCGTGCCCGCTCCATCTCTGTCACCAGTGGCTACACCTCGGGTGCTGAGCGGCCCCTGCCAGGTCCCAAGGCCTTGGCATCCCCAGCCCACAGCCTCACAGATGAGGACGAGGGCTGGCAGTCAGATGGCCATGACACGCTCTGTCCGCCTGCCCTGCGGGCACACCGCGACCTGCAGAGCCTGGTGCACCGCGTCGCCCTGCTCGaggcacagctgcctgcagccaagCGTGGAGGCACTTTGCCCAAGGAGCTGCAATCTGCCACTTGGCCAGG GAAATACAACTCATTGATCCAGGCACAGGCTCGGGAGCTCTCCCACTTGCGGCAGATGCTGCGGGAGGGCCGTGGGGTGAGCCGCAGCCTGGCCCAGCACCTGCGGGATGCCCTGCGGTCCTTTGAGGACCTTCTTCGTGGCACTGACATCGACTACTACCTGGGCCAGGGCTTTCGGGAGCAGCTGgcccagggcaggcagctggCTGAGAGACTCAGCGACAAGCTGGGCACCA GAGATCGACAAGATGGGGAGGATAAAACCAGTCACGAACTCCTGGCACAGAG GCTCAGCCGGGAGCTCCAGGAGAAGAAGGTGATTGAGAGCCTGGAAGTGAAGTTGCAGGAGCGCTCTGAGTCCCCAGGTAGCAGCTGCCCGCCCTCGGAGTCATCCcactctgccagcagctcatCCTTCACctctgaggggctggagccctgCTCTGATGGGGATGTGGCCAGCGAGTACAGCCAGTGCCACGAGGAGCCCGCCCAACATGCAG GCCTTCACTTTGACTCCTTGTCCAAACCTGTTAGTgcccccctgcctgccctgacCCCCAGGCTGCcccctttcctgcctgctgggccCCCTCCTCCCGTGGCCCCGTCActcctgggctgctgtgggaattCTGTCTGCTCCCTGGCTGAGGCGCAGCAGGAACTGCAGGTGCTCCGGAGGCAACTGGGAGAAA GTGTGACACTGCCCATGGCACCAGCAAAGCCCACAGTCCCACTGGGCCCCTTTGGAGAGGGCAGCAAAGCCCCAGCATCGTTTTGCCGACATGGTGCACTGCAGGGCCTGGCTGAGCTCCCCGGGGCCACCGACACCCGCACCCTCTGGGATGTGCCCCCGCCTGGCCAGCTGCTCTATGGGGCCCTGCCCCTGGGGTACCCCTCCAGCCAGAAGCTAACAG gggcAGACCTGCTGGAGGAACACTTGGTGGAGATCCGCAACCTGCGCCAGCGCCTGGAGGAGTCCATCTGCACCAATGACCGGCTCCGGGAGCAGCTGGAGCGCCGCCTGGCCTCCACCAGCAAGGCCAGTG GATGTCCCAGTGATGTCTATGCCCAGACACCAGAactggggctgcagctgagcagggagaacCAGGCTCTGCACGAGGAAAACCGGACCCTGCGGCTCCAACGTGACCACCTCTCCCAAG agctggcacGAGTGCAGGAGACACTCCTGGCTGCCTGCTCCCGGGCACGGGAGgctgaagcagagctgggccagAGGCGTGGGAAGCAGCGGAGGCTGGCGGAAGAGCTCACTGAGTGCCAAGAGAGTGTCCGGCAGCTCCGTGATGAGCGGCGCTCTCTGCAGGAGGACAACAACAG gctgcagcactCAGTGACgctactgcagcagcagagtgaggagcagcacctgctcctgcAGACCCTGCGTGCAGAGCTGCACGTCTACGAGAGCCTCCCTGGCCCCTCTGCTGAGACACGAGCAG GGGCTCAGATGTTTCTTGTTCCAGGCTGCTTCCCATCTCCTCCAGTGCGGGATGTTGGCACTAACTCAGCAGCTCCCCTCTTCTCCCGACTGCCCTCTGACACGTCGGTGGTCCGAGGGACGGACG AGCCACATGGGGCAGATGTGCTGGTGAGGAAGAGTGAGGGACTGACGGGGGCTCACGTTGTCGGCTGCCTGGACACGTACcgagccctggagcagcacatCATAGAGGGGAAGGCCTTGGCCCGGGAACTGATGTGTCTCACACGCCCGGCGCTCGGGCTGCCCAGCTGTCCACTCCTGGGAAAGGAG GCCCTGGGATggacaggcacagggcaggggcacctgtggggcagtgccagcaccctGCACGGCATCCTGGAGGAGTGTGTGTCTCTCCTCACTGCCTTCTGGAGCACTGTGCTGCCCGTGAGCCCCGCCCAGCACCAGGGCAAg